One genomic region from Verrucomicrobiota bacterium encodes:
- a CDS encoding DUF1585 domain-containing protein translates to DDSERVRQVFVRYVFRYYMGRNETPGDAATLQEADRVYVKSGGSFKELVVSLLTSESFLYRSVQAQGAKK, encoded by the coding sequence TGGACGATTCGGAGCGAGTTCGGCAAGTGTTTGTGCGATACGTCTTCCGTTATTACATGGGCCGCAACGAAACGCCGGGCGACGCGGCGACATTGCAGGAGGCGGACCGCGTGTACGTGAAGAGCGGCGGCAGCTTCAAGGAACTGGTGGTGTCGTTGTTGACCTCGGAATCATTCCTCTATCGATCGGTGCAAGCTCAGGGAGCCAAGAAATGA